A part of Indicator indicator isolate 239-I01 chromosome 15, UM_Iind_1.1, whole genome shotgun sequence genomic DNA contains:
- the CISH gene encoding cytokine-inducible SH2-containing protein encodes MLFPWSRSDMILCVQGPHPLLAEEKLGRLSPRGTEVELSEVIMQPLPVMAFQEESAPAFAAPAADSNPPQTRDPEEDLLCIAKTFSYLRESGWYWGSITASEAKQHLQKMPEGTFLVRDSTHPSYLFTLSVKTNRGPTNVRIEYADSKFRLDSNYLSKPRILAFPDVVSLIQHYVMSCTTESKNEAPYPPPSPLPPMQKEMAAAAVHLKLIQPLGRKDNIPSLQHLCRLRINKSTADVDQLPLPRRMGDYLKQYPFQL; translated from the exons ATGCTTTTCCCTTGGTCTAGGAGTGACATGATCCTCTGTGTTCAGGG ACCTCATCCTTTGCTGGCAGAGGAAAAGCTTGGGAGGCTGTCACCCAGGGGCACTGAAGTGGAGCTGTCAGAGGTGATCATGCAGCCCCTCCCAGTTATGGCCTTCCAGGAGGAATCTGCACCTGCCTttgcagcaccagctgcagacagcaaccCACCTCAGACACGAGACCCTGAAGAAGACCTTCTCTGCATTGCAAAAACCTTCTCCTATCTGCGAGAATCTG GTTGGTACTGGGGATCTATCACTGCCAGTGAGGCCAAGCAGCATCTCCAAAAGATGCCTGAGGGCACCTTCCTGGTACGAGACAGCACCCACCCCAGCTACCTGTTCACGCTCTCTGTCAAGACAAATCGAGGTCCCACCAACGTGCGCATCGAGTACGCTGACAGCAAGTTCCGGCTAGACTCAAACTACTTGTCCAAACCTCGCATCTTGGCCTTCCCAGACGTGGTCAGTCTTATCCAGCATTACGTCATGTCCTGCACAACAGAGAGCAAGAACGAGGCTCCTTacccacctccatctcctctaCCTCCCATGCAAAAAgagatggcagcagctgcagtgcactTAAAACTCATCCAGCCTCTGGGCCGCAAAGACaacatccccagcctgcagcacctgtGCCGGCTACGGATTAACAAGTCCACAGCCGATGTGGaccagctccctctgcccagGCGGATGGGGGACTATTTGAAGCAATACCCTTTCCAGCTCTGA